The Solibacillus sp. FSL W7-1464 genome contains a region encoding:
- a CDS encoding DUF2075 domain-containing protein, whose protein sequence is MSAIEILSWPFKQESINRINNNEHYLNYPVIYVLNGNKEAYIGETVYFKSRMKAHLSARKNVSQINLIKHEKFNRSATFHLETKLINYFLGDEKYTLQNKSKTASDFTHNYYDKPYYDQQLFKEIWQKLYEQKLVDHELHVIENKDIFKLSPFKELSIEQLELKEKVLEFCEKQVSANPEEYGSLLVIEGEAGVGKSVVLSSIFNTIQERAEEASSPLYQTENYLVVNHEEMFKTYKGIAKQVKHLKAKNFAKPTPLVNTLQKENKKADIIFVDEAHLLLTKPDTYNNFHGNNHLEELLKLAKVVVIIYDQNQVLKLKSLWGAATLEQLKKRSAYTEEYQLTNQFRMQANDEVINWINAFKNKQLLPLPHDENYEFKVFDAMKEMHDTIKMRNSEFGLSRVVSTFDYLHKKDGGTYYVNESNGEYKMPWNTTSTKYTWAEKPETVHEAGSIYTIQGFDLNYVGVVLGPSVKYDAGRDEIVIDPSKYMDKGAYSGTEGIADVNEAKEKIVLNSINILMKRGIKGLYIYASDEALRNKLLTGQYR, encoded by the coding sequence TTGTCAGCAATCGAAATACTGTCCTGGCCGTTCAAGCAAGAAAGCATTAACCGGATTAACAACAATGAACACTATCTGAACTACCCGGTCATCTATGTGTTAAATGGCAATAAAGAAGCTTACATAGGGGAGACGGTATATTTTAAAAGCCGGATGAAAGCCCATCTAAGTGCCCGGAAAAACGTCAGTCAGATCAACCTCATCAAGCATGAAAAGTTCAACCGTTCTGCAACCTTTCATCTCGAAACAAAGCTGATCAATTATTTTCTTGGTGATGAAAAATATACTCTACAAAACAAAAGTAAAACGGCGAGCGATTTTACGCATAACTATTACGACAAGCCGTATTATGATCAGCAGTTGTTTAAAGAAATCTGGCAGAAGCTGTACGAGCAAAAGCTGGTCGATCATGAACTGCATGTCATCGAAAATAAAGATATTTTTAAACTGTCGCCGTTTAAGGAACTCTCGATCGAGCAGCTTGAACTGAAAGAGAAGGTACTCGAATTTTGTGAGAAACAAGTAAGTGCCAATCCTGAAGAATACGGCAGTTTACTGGTCATTGAAGGGGAAGCGGGCGTAGGGAAAAGCGTTGTGCTAAGCTCAATTTTCAACACGATTCAGGAACGGGCGGAAGAAGCTTCGTCACCGCTTTATCAGACGGAAAATTACTTGGTCGTCAATCACGAAGAAATGTTCAAAACATATAAAGGGATTGCGAAACAGGTGAAGCATTTAAAGGCAAAAAACTTTGCGAAGCCGACACCTTTAGTGAACACGCTCCAAAAGGAAAATAAAAAAGCGGACATCATTTTTGTGGATGAAGCGCATTTACTACTTACAAAACCCGATACGTATAATAACTTCCACGGCAATAATCACTTGGAAGAGCTGTTAAAGCTGGCAAAAGTCGTCGTCATTATTTACGACCAAAATCAGGTGCTGAAACTGAAGAGCCTCTGGGGTGCGGCAACGCTTGAACAACTAAAGAAGCGAAGCGCGTACACCGAAGAATATCAGTTGACGAACCAGTTCCGGATGCAGGCAAATGATGAGGTCATCAATTGGATCAATGCATTCAAAAACAAGCAGCTGCTGCCGCTGCCTCATGATGAAAACTATGAATTCAAAGTGTTCGATGCGATGAAGGAAATGCATGACACAATAAAGATGCGGAACAGTGAATTCGGACTCAGCCGGGTCGTTTCAACATTTGATTATTTGCATAAAAAAGATGGCGGGACGTATTATGTGAACGAATCCAACGGCGAATACAAAATGCCTTGGAATACGACGAGTACGAAATATACGTGGGCGGAAAAGCCGGAAACGGTGCATGAAGCGGGCTCGATCTATACGATTCAAGGATTTGATCTGAATTACGTCGGCGTTGTGCTCGGACCATCTGTTAAATATGACGCGGGGCGGGACGAGATTGTCATAGACCCGAGCAAGTATATGGATAAAGGCGCTTATTCAGGCACGGAAGGCATTGCCGATGTGAACGAAGCGAAGGAAAAAATTGTCCTGAATTCGATTAATATTTTAATGAAGCGCGGCATTAAAGGGCTGTACATTTATGCAAGTGATGAAGCATTGCGAAATAAGTTATTGACTGGACAATATCGGTAG
- a CDS encoding group II intron maturase-specific domain-containing protein → MWRNSSYILRVSSTKSVGKVGYRPIKSAKKRLKDKLRILTSRKRTGTFSEIVKRINQTTVGWINYYGVANMKTFIQELQGWLNHRLRQLIWKRWKLPRTKYVKLRQYGIQHDEAMKTAHSRKGYWRISRSEVLHQAIPNKRLVKWGLKDLSQFYEQRYSKG, encoded by the coding sequence GTGTGGCGCAACAGCAGCTACATTCTTAGGGTTTCATCTACAAAATCTGTCGGGAAAGTGGGATACCGACCAATCAAGTCCGCCAAGAAACGACTAAAAGATAAGCTAAGAATACTGACGAGTCGTAAACGAACAGGGACATTTAGTGAGATTGTGAAAAGAATCAATCAAACAACGGTTGGTTGGATTAATTACTATGGAGTTGCCAACATGAAAACTTTCATCCAAGAATTACAGGGATGGTTAAACCATCGCTTACGTCAATTAATATGGAAACGGTGGAAGCTACCACGAACTAAATATGTGAAATTACGCCAATACGGAATCCAACATGATGAAGCGATGAAAACGGCGCATTCAAGAAAAGGGTACTGGCGAATATCACGAAGCGAGGTTCTACACCAAGCCATTCCAAATAAAAGGCTCGTAAAATGGGGACTGAAAGACCTGTCCCAATTTTACGAGCAAAGATACTCAAAAGGTTGA
- the ltrA gene encoding group II intron reverse transcriptase/maturase: protein MKKQESINLIDRIASHRNLWNAYKKVKGNGGAPGIDGITVDGLKAHLIKYEEPLKRKLKDGSYQPQPVKRVAIPKADGSKRYLGIPCVLDRVVQQAILQVIQPIIDPHFSDKSFGFRKGRNQHQAIALAKKYYEEGYRTVVDCDLKSYFDTIHHQRLRAYLEEFITDKIVLKLIWKFLRSGILDKDILIETTEGTPQGGPLSPILANVYLNKLDRELEKRGHRFIRYADDFVIYVKSPRAGERVMTSVKNFIEDELGLTINEQKSKVCGATAATFLGFHLQNLSGKWDTDQSSPPRND from the coding sequence ATGAAGAAACAAGAAAGTATCAATTTAATTGACAGAATTGCGTCCCATAGAAACCTATGGAATGCATATAAGAAAGTAAAAGGAAATGGAGGAGCACCTGGAATCGATGGTATCACGGTTGATGGACTGAAGGCGCATTTAATAAAATATGAGGAACCATTGAAAAGGAAATTAAAAGATGGTTCCTACCAACCTCAACCAGTGAAACGAGTAGCTATCCCAAAAGCGGATGGCTCCAAACGATATCTAGGTATACCATGTGTATTGGACAGAGTTGTTCAACAAGCCATTCTACAAGTCATCCAACCAATAATTGATCCACACTTTTCAGACAAAAGTTTTGGCTTTCGAAAAGGTCGAAACCAACACCAGGCAATTGCCCTCGCTAAGAAATATTACGAGGAAGGTTATCGAACAGTGGTGGACTGTGACTTGAAAAGTTACTTCGATACGATTCATCACCAGCGACTACGAGCTTATTTGGAAGAATTCATAACAGATAAAATAGTACTTAAGCTAATATGGAAATTCTTACGCTCAGGCATATTGGACAAGGACATCCTCATTGAAACGACAGAAGGTACACCCCAAGGGGGTCCACTCTCTCCAATTCTAGCAAACGTGTATTTAAACAAGCTAGATAGAGAGTTAGAAAAACGAGGACACCGATTCATTCGCTATGCGGATGATTTTGTGATTTATGTAAAGTCACCAAGAGCAGGTGAACGCGTCATGACCAGTGTCAAGAATTTTATCGAAGATGAACTGGGTCTCACAATCAATGAGCAGAAAAGTAAAGTGTGTGGCGCAACAGCAGCTACATTCTTAGGGTTTCATCTACAAAATCTGTCGGGAAAGTGGGATACCGACCAATCAAGTCCGCCAAGAAACGACTAA
- a CDS encoding amino acid ABC transporter ATP-binding protein yields the protein MSIITVKNLKKSFGILEVLKDISTEIKEKEVVCVIGPSGSGKSTFLRCLNRLEEISGGDVIVNGHAISAKNANLNQIRQEVGMVFQQFNLFPHKTVLQNITYAPLKLKGLTKDQAKERAMELLKKVGLVEKANAYPSELSGGQQQRVAIARALAMQPKIMLFDEPTSALDPEMVGDVLDVMKDLAKEGMTMIVVTHEMGFAKEVADRVIFMDGGYIVEENEPIALFESPQEERTKSFLSKVL from the coding sequence ATGAGCATTATTACCGTAAAGAACCTAAAAAAATCATTTGGGATACTAGAAGTTTTAAAAGATATTTCTACTGAGATTAAAGAAAAAGAAGTTGTCTGTGTTATTGGGCCATCGGGTTCAGGGAAAAGTACCTTTTTACGTTGCTTGAATCGCCTTGAAGAAATTTCAGGCGGAGATGTCATTGTAAACGGTCATGCGATTTCCGCTAAAAATGCAAACTTAAATCAAATTAGACAAGAAGTAGGGATGGTTTTCCAGCAGTTTAATTTATTTCCGCATAAAACGGTTTTGCAAAATATCACATATGCTCCGCTAAAATTAAAGGGCTTAACGAAAGACCAGGCCAAGGAGCGAGCGATGGAACTGTTGAAAAAAGTTGGTTTAGTAGAGAAAGCCAATGCGTATCCTTCTGAATTATCAGGTGGACAACAGCAGCGTGTGGCGATTGCCCGTGCACTAGCTATGCAGCCGAAAATCATGCTATTTGATGAGCCAACGAGTGCACTTGACCCTGAAATGGTTGGGGATGTTCTTGATGTTATGAAAGACTTGGCAAAAGAAGGTATGACGATGATCGTCGTAACGCATGAAATGGGCTTTGCGAAAGAAGTAGCGGACCGCGTTATCTTTATGGACGGCGGCTACATCGTTGAAGAAAACGAGCCAATCGCGTTGTTCGAATCACCACAGGAAGAAAGAACAAAATCATTCTTAAGTAAAGTATTATAG
- a CDS encoding amino acid ABC transporter permease, with the protein MEVAIAALPYLLEGLKMTLYIFVIAIVLGFAIGLIVALFRLAPLTILNIIAKVFVNIIRCTPIIVQLFFIYFGVTKFIPMDNITAGILAISLNAGAYFSEIIRAGIQSIDKGQTEAARSLGLSGAQTMKDIIMPQALRRMLPTFTNQAIISLKDTSLLSVIGIADLTQKGDIQASATFAAFEIWLTVGAIYFVILYALTLLSNYLERRMALR; encoded by the coding sequence ATGGAAGTAGCAATCGCTGCGTTACCTTACTTGCTGGAAGGGTTGAAGATGACGCTTTACATCTTCGTTATTGCTATTGTATTAGGGTTTGCTATCGGTCTTATCGTCGCATTGTTCCGTTTAGCGCCATTAACAATTTTAAATATCATTGCAAAAGTCTTTGTAAATATCATCCGTTGTACACCAATCATTGTACAATTATTCTTCATCTACTTCGGTGTGACAAAGTTCATCCCGATGGATAATATTACAGCGGGGATCCTTGCAATTTCACTGAATGCCGGCGCTTATTTCTCTGAAATTATCCGTGCGGGAATCCAATCAATTGATAAAGGGCAAACAGAAGCAGCTCGTTCACTAGGTCTTTCAGGGGCTCAGACGATGAAGGACATTATTATGCCGCAAGCACTTAGAAGAATGCTTCCTACATTTACGAACCAAGCGATTATTAGTTTGAAAGATACATCGCTATTATCTGTTATCGGAATCGCCGACTTAACGCAAAAAGGGGACATTCAGGCTTCTGCTACATTTGCTGCGTTTGAAATTTGGTTAACTGTTGGTGCAATCTACTTTGTAATTTTATATGCATTAACATTGTTAAGTAATTACCTCGAAAGGAGAATGGCCCTGCGATGA
- a CDS encoding transporter substrate-binding domain-containing protein encodes MKKNLLASLLLVPALLLGACGADETEKESTSTDSDKEVYKVGIDVTYPPFEFEKDGKYVGIDVELIEAIGEDQGFEVELKAMDFKGIIPALQAGQLDVAMGGMSITEERKNVVDFTEPYFDAGVSLIVSETNTDIQSVEDLKGQRVAVKKGTVGANYATSIAQEVGFEMVQFDDSPSMFLEVQNGNSVALFEDYPVISYAIAQQDLPLKIVGDRLNDDKYGIGVLKGKNDEILEKINTGLENLKENGKYQEILDNYLAE; translated from the coding sequence ATGAAAAAGAATCTATTAGCAAGTCTACTACTCGTACCAGCATTGTTATTGGGAGCATGCGGTGCAGATGAAACAGAAAAGGAATCAACATCAACTGATTCAGACAAAGAAGTTTATAAAGTAGGTATTGATGTTACATACCCACCATTTGAATTCGAAAAAGATGGTAAATATGTAGGGATTGATGTGGAGTTAATCGAAGCAATTGGTGAAGACCAAGGTTTTGAAGTGGAATTGAAAGCAATGGACTTCAAGGGAATTATTCCAGCACTACAAGCAGGTCAATTAGACGTAGCTATGGGTGGAATGAGTATCACGGAAGAACGTAAAAATGTCGTTGATTTCACTGAGCCGTACTTCGATGCAGGTGTATCTCTAATTGTTAGTGAAACAAACACAGATATTCAATCTGTAGAAGATTTAAAAGGACAACGTGTAGCAGTAAAAAAAGGAACAGTTGGCGCAAACTATGCGACTTCGATTGCACAAGAAGTTGGATTTGAAATGGTTCAATTTGATGATAGCCCATCAATGTTCCTAGAAGTACAAAACGGAAATTCTGTAGCATTATTTGAAGACTACCCAGTTATCTCATATGCGATCGCACAACAAGATTTACCATTAAAAATTGTTGGTGACCGTTTAAATGATGACAAATACGGAATTGGTGTATTAAAAGGTAAGAACGATGAAATTCTTGAAAAAATTAATACGGGTCTAGAAAACTTGAAAGAAAATGGCAAGTACCAAGAAATTCTAGACAACTATTTAGCTGAATAA
- a CDS encoding CitMHS family transporter — protein MLSIIGIITILVIVALLISGRVSPIVAMVLPPVVAMFVAGYSFDDLGVFFDDGISSVISVAIMFIFAIIFFGVMQDVGLFEPIINKMVALSKGNVVLVAIVTVIVAVIAQLDGSGASTFLISITALLPLYVRLGMNPYLLLLLVGGSAAIINMIPWGGPLGRVASVLDTDVTELWHPLIKIQVIGVVLMLLLAVFMGFREKRLIAKRAQTGETLKFDLSNSILNAETDETLKRPKLIWANAILAIVVLAVLMSGLLPAGLAFLIGVAIALPLNYRTPKEQMGRIQAHASNALTMASIIIAAGLFLGILNGTGMLTAIANNAVNILPSFLAQYLHIIIGVLGVPFDLLLSTDAYYFALFPVVDQIGLTYGIDSLSTAYAMIIGNIVGTFVSPLAPAVWLALGLSGLEMGKHLKFSFFWMWGLSIVLLIIAILLGVVQI, from the coding sequence ATGTTAAGTATTATTGGTATTATTACGATTTTGGTAATTGTTGCGCTGTTAATCAGCGGACGTGTATCGCCAATTGTTGCGATGGTTCTTCCGCCGGTAGTGGCGATGTTTGTTGCAGGCTATTCGTTTGATGATTTAGGGGTATTTTTCGATGATGGAATCAGTTCTGTAATCAGTGTTGCCATCATGTTTATTTTTGCGATTATTTTCTTCGGAGTTATGCAGGATGTCGGTTTGTTCGAACCAATTATCAATAAAATGGTAGCGCTGTCAAAAGGGAATGTCGTGCTTGTTGCAATCGTAACGGTTATTGTCGCGGTTATTGCACAGCTTGACGGTTCAGGTGCTTCCACATTCCTGATTTCGATTACGGCATTATTGCCACTATATGTTCGTCTAGGGATGAACCCGTATTTACTTTTACTGTTAGTCGGCGGTTCTGCGGCGATTATCAATATGATTCCATGGGGCGGTCCATTAGGGCGTGTCGCTTCCGTTCTTGATACAGATGTAACAGAGCTATGGCATCCGTTAATTAAGATTCAGGTTATCGGTGTTGTGCTGATGCTGTTACTAGCTGTCTTTATGGGATTCCGTGAAAAACGCCTCATTGCGAAACGAGCGCAAACAGGGGAAACGTTAAAATTCGATTTAAGCAACAGTATTTTAAATGCTGAAACCGATGAAACATTAAAGCGTCCGAAACTCATTTGGGCAAATGCGATTTTAGCTATTGTTGTTCTAGCTGTATTAATGTCAGGACTTTTACCGGCCGGCTTAGCGTTCCTGATCGGTGTCGCGATCGCTTTACCATTGAACTACCGTACACCGAAAGAGCAGATGGGACGTATTCAGGCACACGCATCGAACGCGCTAACGATGGCTTCGATCATCATCGCAGCAGGACTGTTTTTAGGGATTTTAAACGGGACAGGCATGCTAACGGCCATTGCCAATAATGCCGTAAATATTTTACCAAGCTTTTTAGCACAGTATTTACATATTATTATTGGGGTACTTGGTGTACCGTTTGACTTGCTGTTAAGTACGGATGCATATTACTTCGCATTGTTCCCGGTTGTTGACCAAATCGGTTTAACATACGGCATCGATTCCTTATCGACAGCGTATGCGATGATCATCGGTAACATTGTCGGCACATTCGTATCACCACTTGCACCGGCAGTATGGCTGGCACTTGGTCTATCAGGTCTGGAAATGGGCAAACACCTGAAGTTCTCATTCTTCTGGATGTGGGGATTGAGTATCGTACTATTAATCATTGCTATTTTATTAGGTGTAGTACAAATATAA
- a CDS encoding response regulator has product MDIWLLEDDFRIAAIHADYIKAIQPDAQVQQFLTGASLKEALLHNTPPAILLMDLYIPDVTGYELVAYVRSQFPEVRIIMVTAAAERAHVEALYAYGVFDYIVKPFEEARLQKSFQQFHLMQSAFQKKAHFSQQDLNALFHRQNHSTATEKALPKGIDTFTLEKVIHLFNEHEYTTLTATQLSEVIGTSRSTARRYLEYLVEMNILETKLLYGTVGRPERNYVLRETYEQN; this is encoded by the coding sequence ATGGATATTTGGTTACTGGAAGACGATTTTCGCATTGCGGCGATTCATGCCGACTATATTAAAGCGATTCAGCCGGATGCACAAGTACAGCAATTTCTAACGGGGGCCTCATTAAAGGAAGCACTCCTGCATAACACACCACCAGCAATTCTGTTGATGGATTTATATATTCCGGATGTTACAGGCTATGAACTTGTAGCGTATGTACGATCGCAGTTCCCGGAAGTCCGCATTATTATGGTGACAGCCGCCGCAGAGCGTGCCCATGTCGAAGCATTGTACGCATATGGGGTATTCGACTATATTGTAAAACCGTTTGAAGAAGCGCGGCTGCAAAAATCATTCCAGCAGTTTCATTTGATGCAATCGGCTTTTCAAAAGAAAGCACATTTCTCACAGCAAGACCTGAATGCGCTGTTTCACCGGCAAAATCATTCGACAGCGACTGAAAAGGCACTGCCGAAAGGAATCGATACGTTTACACTCGAAAAGGTGATTCACTTATTTAATGAGCACGAGTACACAACATTGACGGCGACACAGTTAAGTGAAGTGATCGGGACAAGCCGCTCCACAGCACGACGCTATTTGGAATACTTAGTGGAAATGAACATTCTTGAGACGAAGCTGCTTTACGGTACTGTCGGTCGTCCGGAACGGAATTATGTCCTCCGTGAAACTTATGAACAAAATTAG
- a CDS encoding sensor histidine kinase, whose product MITRLKQSLTFRLLITISGIVFTICVLFLLLINHYLDESVLEEMGEKALTSAYLIAERPDVVAAFSAEDPSSILQPIAEDIRKQTSASFIVIGNEQGIRYTHPNSEKIGLSMVGGDNDSALINKESIVSVTTGSMGESIRGKVPVLVNGKVVGVVSVGYLTKDIQRTIDTAFFGWLQITLLLAVFGIVCAVLLSLYVKDQLLGMQPAQIAKLYSAYHTILEETTDGVILTTFNNEVVISNSRAKELLSPLTEGISLHTLLPEQLFEEEVIRALEIPLQQQEMIITKTPLEHEKQLGYLYILRAKLEYETVINELTLVKQQARMQRAKTHEFANKLHVLLGLLKQSHIEEAIAFIRQEQQDSTKQQQAIATQPSILLQALLEGKISEAKERGITITIETEDVLVDYNDEEVDALLTALGNVLQNAMDALDQTKRPDKQIELFIHQYRHELIIEVHDNGPGIDEETATQIFTLGFTTKDGYDRGYGLAISEQALEKVGGSLLIEESDLGGACFLIILQRK is encoded by the coding sequence ATGATAACCCGCCTAAAACAATCACTTACTTTCCGTCTTCTTATCACAATCAGCGGGATCGTTTTTACGATTTGTGTGCTGTTTTTGTTGTTGATTAATCATTATTTGGATGAATCGGTACTGGAAGAGATGGGGGAAAAGGCGTTAACGAGTGCGTATTTGATTGCTGAGCGGCCGGATGTCGTTGCCGCATTCTCTGCGGAAGATCCGTCTTCTATTCTTCAGCCGATTGCGGAGGATATACGAAAGCAGACCAGTGCCAGTTTCATCGTCATAGGAAATGAGCAAGGGATCCGCTATACCCATCCGAACTCGGAAAAAATCGGCCTGTCGATGGTCGGCGGGGATAATGATTCGGCACTTATTAACAAAGAGTCCATCGTTTCGGTAACGACGGGTTCAATGGGAGAATCGATCCGCGGGAAAGTACCGGTTTTGGTTAACGGCAAAGTTGTCGGGGTTGTTTCGGTAGGGTACTTAACGAAAGATATACAAAGGACAATTGATACCGCCTTTTTCGGTTGGCTTCAGATCACGCTGCTGCTTGCGGTTTTCGGGATTGTTTGTGCGGTGCTGTTATCGCTTTATGTTAAAGATCAGCTGCTCGGTATGCAGCCGGCGCAAATTGCCAAGCTTTATTCGGCGTATCACACAATACTTGAGGAGACGACGGATGGGGTTATTTTGACGACATTCAATAATGAAGTGGTGATCTCGAATTCACGTGCGAAGGAACTCCTTTCCCCACTGACAGAAGGCATTTCACTACATACACTGCTTCCCGAACAGCTATTTGAAGAAGAGGTGATTCGGGCACTGGAAATTCCGTTGCAGCAGCAGGAGATGATTATTACAAAAACGCCGTTGGAACATGAGAAGCAGCTCGGCTATTTATATATTTTACGGGCAAAGCTTGAATATGAAACGGTCATTAATGAACTGACATTGGTGAAGCAGCAGGCGCGGATGCAGCGGGCAAAAACACATGAATTTGCGAACAAACTGCACGTTCTTTTAGGCTTGTTAAAGCAATCCCATATTGAAGAGGCGATTGCATTTATCAGGCAGGAGCAGCAGGACTCAACGAAACAGCAGCAGGCAATTGCAACCCAGCCTTCGATATTGCTGCAGGCGTTACTCGAAGGGAAAATATCGGAAGCGAAAGAGCGCGGCATTACGATTACGATCGAAACAGAGGACGTGTTAGTCGATTATAATGATGAAGAAGTGGATGCATTATTGACCGCATTAGGGAATGTCCTGCAAAATGCGATGGATGCATTGGATCAAACAAAGAGACCGGACAAGCAAATTGAGCTGTTTATCCATCAATATCGCCATGAACTGATCATTGAGGTGCATGATAATGGGCCGGGAATCGATGAAGAAACGGCAACTCAGATTTTTACACTCGGATTTACGACAAAGGACGGCTATGACCGCGGTTACGGCCTGGCAATCAGTGAACAGGCACTTGAAAAAGTCGGTGGCTCACTGTTAATAGAAGAAAGCGATTTAGGCGGTGCCTGCTTTTTAATCATTTTACAAAGGAAGTGA
- a CDS encoding stalk domain-containing protein — translation MRFLKMVMVVLLVFSSATFAKVDEAQAASNISIFLNDSKQSYSNKAMIKNGVTLVPLRGIFEGLGANVNWNASTKTIDASKGSTKIWLKIGSKTTKVNGKNVTISVPAQIVNGSTLVPLRFISEALGAQVNWVPTTKTVKIYMSKGTSTAPSGKSMKVHFLDVGQGDSTFIQLADGKTVLIDAGPTNQGDKVVAYLKSLGVKKLDYLISTHPDADHIGGMVDVLNAFEVATFVGSGKVHTSKTYENTLLAIQAEGSKFIIPTPGQILEQDRSINSYLSVIYSDPDAAENNDASLVIAAGYCSQDVLLMGDADVAIESKLVATNKISEVEILKAGHHGSNTSSSLGFLKTASPEAVILSYGENNDYGHPHQSVLTNIKTVGAKAFSTAQAGTIVATLNCNGYTIDSKEFKAPGETVQPTPVPVPTPSPKPSTGDVNSGTYVVAGAATSFKNCTAMRAVYPSGVKSSHPAYESKHDRDNDGWACEK, via the coding sequence ATGAGGTTTTTGAAAATGGTGATGGTTGTGCTTCTTGTCTTTTCATCTGCTACGTTTGCGAAGGTGGATGAAGCTCAGGCAGCATCAAATATTTCGATTTTTTTAAATGATTCCAAACAATCATACAGCAACAAGGCGATGATTAAAAACGGGGTAACATTAGTACCGTTACGTGGTATTTTTGAAGGCTTAGGAGCAAATGTTAATTGGAATGCATCCACTAAAACGATTGATGCATCTAAAGGCAGTACAAAAATTTGGCTGAAAATCGGCTCAAAAACAACGAAAGTAAATGGCAAAAATGTAACGATTTCCGTTCCTGCTCAAATAGTAAATGGCAGCACACTCGTACCTTTACGATTTATCAGCGAGGCGTTAGGTGCTCAAGTTAATTGGGTACCAACTACAAAAACAGTGAAAATTTATATGAGCAAGGGGACATCGACTGCACCATCCGGGAAGTCAATGAAAGTGCACTTCCTTGATGTAGGTCAGGGAGATTCGACATTTATCCAGTTAGCCGATGGTAAAACAGTGTTAATCGATGCAGGCCCAACCAACCAAGGCGATAAAGTAGTGGCCTATTTAAAATCATTAGGTGTAAAAAAGTTGGATTATTTAATTTCAACACACCCTGATGCGGACCATATCGGTGGAATGGTGGATGTATTGAATGCGTTTGAAGTAGCCACATTTGTCGGATCGGGCAAAGTACACACATCAAAAACGTACGAAAATACGTTATTAGCAATACAGGCAGAAGGAAGTAAATTCATTATTCCAACGCCTGGACAAATTTTAGAACAAGATCGTTCTATAAATTCCTATTTAAGTGTCATTTATTCTGATCCGGATGCAGCAGAAAATAACGATGCTAGTCTAGTTATAGCAGCTGGGTATTGCTCACAGGATGTATTATTAATGGGCGATGCGGACGTAGCGATTGAATCGAAATTGGTTGCAACGAACAAAATTAGTGAAGTAGAAATTTTAAAAGCTGGTCATCATGGTTCAAATACGAGTAGCTCCCTTGGCTTCCTGAAAACTGCCAGCCCGGAAGCAGTTATTTTATCTTATGGTGAAAATAATGACTACGGCCACCCGCACCAATCTGTATTAACGAATATTAAAACGGTTGGTGCAAAAGCATTTTCAACTGCACAAGCTGGTACAATTGTTGCCACATTAAATTGTAATGGTTATACGATTGACAGTAAGGAATTCAAAGCACCAGGTGAAACTGTTCAGCCAACACCGGTACCTGTTCCAACACCGTCGCCAAAACCATCTACAGGTGATGTTAACTCCGGTACATATGTAGTAGCAGGAGCAGCAACGTCTTTCAAAAATTGTACGGCAATGCGCGCAGTCTACCCAAGTGGTGTTAAATCAAGTCACCCAGCATATGAGTCTAAACACGATCGTGATAACGACGGCTGGGCTTGTGAAAAATAA
- a CDS encoding YunC family protein, with protein MNLPKTTLLTISNERGYIMCGALDVGLLNEKLADRKIIAGRAVGVRTIDDLLKAPLESVTYEARACGIEEGMIGEDALLKMI; from the coding sequence GTGAATTTACCGAAAACAACATTGCTGACTATATCGAATGAGCGTGGGTACATCATGTGTGGTGCACTCGATGTCGGGCTGTTAAATGAAAAGTTGGCCGATCGTAAAATCATTGCTGGGCGTGCAGTTGGTGTTCGAACGATCGATGACTTACTCAAGGCGCCATTGGAATCCGTCACATACGAAGCGAGAGCGTGCGGCATCGAAGAAGGTATGATTGGCGAAGATGCTTTATTAAAAATGATTTAG